The Rhizobiaceae bacterium genome contains the following window.
GTTGCGAGGTCAAATCGACCCTTCAGGCACAATTCTGCTTCACTCGTCTTCGAGCGCTCTCGCTTCCGACGGCAGCATGACGGGAATCCCTTCGCGGACTGGATAGGCGAGCTTGCCCGCCTTCGATATAAGTTCGCTGCGCGCCGGGTTCCAGACCAGCGGGCCTTTGGTCAGCGGGCAGGCGAGCATCTCCAGCATGCGGATATCCATCGGCATGTCCTGTGCCTGTGCCCGGGTTCTGCTTGCGCGTTTCACGTCTGGAGCCTGCCTATTGAAGGTTTGATGCAAAATCGTCCCGGTCGCGGGCGAGCGCGATTTCAGTGATGGCGACCAGCGTCTCGGCGCGCGTGCGAAGGTCCGGCGCTTCCAGAAGTGCCTGCTTTTCGGCCGGCCCGTATGGAGCCATCATCGAAAGCGCGTTGACCAGCATCGCGTTGCCGGCATTGTTCACTCCCTCCCAATCGGCTTGCAGGTCGTTGGCTTCCAGAAAGGCGCGGAACGTATCGAGCAGGGCGGCGCGGTCCACCTGATCCGCGCCCTGTTCCTCGGCAAGGTCGGTGAGGAAGGGCGCGATCCTGCATTGCCGGAACGGCGTCTTGACCGCCGGTTCGTCGACAACCCGGAACCGGCACACGCCTTGAAGGGCTATCAGATAGCGCCCGTCCCCGGTCTCGGAGTAGGACACGATGCGCCCGAGGCAGCCGACCGCGCAAAGCTCGGGCTCGCCGTCGGCCCGAAGGCTTTCGTCAAGCGCGGGCTGGATCATGCCGACGAGGCGCTTGCCCGACATTGCGTGGTCCACCATCTGGAGATAGCGCGGTTCGAAAATGTTGAGCGGCAGGCGACCACCCGGCAGGAGAAGGGCGCCACTCAGGGGAAAAATGACCGAGGTGGCAGGAAGATCCTTTGCGGATCGATAGTGGGCGTTGCCGACTTGCAAAAACTTCTCCCGGCCATGGCCGTCAGAGGGCATTTACCCGATCTGACAGCTCATTTCTGGCTGCCTCAAGGCAGCTTACCGAAAATATGTTTCGAGGAAAGGTGCCGCAAGTGCGCCGCCTCAGCTTGAAACGCAGGCATCAGCCGCTAAACTCGCTCGTACCAAGGGCGCGCGTGCGCCCGCATCCGGAGCGCTTCAATGTTTTTCAGGTATGTCCTCGCCGGTCTGCTTGGCTTGCTCTTCACGAATTTCGCTGCATCGCAGTCCTTGCCCGATCTCGGCGGACGTGCGGTCAGCGTCGTGACGGAGAACGCATATCCGCCTTTGCAGTTTGTCGATCCCAAGACCGGCAACGCGATCGGCTGGGAATATGACGCGATGAACGAGATCGCGAAACGTCTCAACTTCAAGGTCGAGTACAAGAACGTCTCCTGGGATGCGATGATTCAGGCGGTTTCGGACGGCCAGTACGACATCGGCATGACCGGCATCACGATCAAGGACGACCGCAAGGAGAAGGTGGACTTCTCCGACCCTTATATGCGGTCGGAACAGTTCATGCTGGTGCGCGGCGACGAGGATCGGTTCACCGATGCGAAGAGCTTCGCGGCGATGGCTGATGGACTGATCGGGGCCCAACCGGGCACCACGCCATTCTACACGGCGGTCTACAGCGTGCTCGACGGCAATGAGCAGAACCCGCGCATCAAATTGTTCGAAACGTTCGGTGCAAGTGTGCAGGCGCTCAAGACAGGCGACGTGGATGTCGTGTTGACCGACGGCACCGCCGGGCAGGGCTATGTGGATGCGTCGGACGGTGCGCTGAAGATGGTGGGTGGACCGCTCGGCAGCGAGGATTTCGGGTTCATCTTCAAGAAGGGGTCCGATCTGGTCGCTCCGGTGAACCAGGCGATTGCGGCGCTCAAGGCGGACGGTACGCTCGACAAGCTCAACCGCAAATGGTTCCTCGAATACAAGATGGGCCAATAGGCCGTCTCGAACCACTCGATGTCGTCAGCAAGAAGGGCCGGGAAGCCCGATTTTCCATACTGGCTCGTCGCTGCTGCGTTGATCGGCGCGACGGTCGCCGTGCTGATCGCGGCGAACGGGCTCTATGCGCAGGTCTTTGCGACGGTCGCGAAAGGCATCGGCGTCACCGTTCGCGTCACATTGATCGGCTATGCGCTGGCGTCGGCGCTGGGGCTTTGCTTCGCGGTGATGGGCCTGTCCCGCTCGATATGGGTCAGCCAGGTCGCGCGCTTCTACATTGAGATCGTGCGCGGCGTGCCCATGCTCGTGCTGCTGTTCTGGATCGCCTTCGTCGGTGCACCGGCCATGGTCTGGCTGTGGAACGCGGCAACGCTGCCGTTGCAGGCGCTGGGGCTGACGGGTGAGGCATCCGTACGCGATTTCTCGCTCGAATGGCGGGCGATCATGGCGCTCACCATCGGTTATTCGGCCTTCATAGCAGAGATATTCAGGGCCGGAATCCAGTCCGTCGAAGTGGGGCAGGTCGAAGCCGCAAAGGCGCTCGGCCTTGGCCGCTACCGGCGCTTTCGCCATGTCGTATGGCCGCAGGCGTTCCGCACTATACTGCCGCCCTACAGCAACGACTTCGTTGCAATGGTCAAGGACAGCTCGCTGGTGTCGGTGCTCGGCGTCGCCGACATCACGCAGATGGGCAAGGTCTACGCATCCGGGTCCTTTCGCTTCTTCGAGACCTATTCGATCGTCGCCTATATCTATCTGATCCTGACCATCGGCCTTTCGCTGGCGCTGCGCGCGGTCGAGCGACGGATGCGGTTCAGCCAGACGACCGCCCCTGAACATTGACGGACCTGACCCCAGGCGCATTGCGCGATTGCTGCCCCGGCAAAAGACTGGTATGAGGCAGGCCATGGAACGGCTTTTTACGGACCCGCACTACAAGGGATTCGTGCTGCAGGACAAGAAGCGTCTGCCGGCACGGTTCTTCGCGCGGGTTTGCGGCGCGCCGACAAGCCGACTTCCGGCCTGATCCGGACAGACCGTTCACGTTCCGGCCAAGCCGGGCCTTCCATTCTTCAAATCGACGGATTTACGCAACAATGAGCGCTCCCCGCACCCTTTACGACAAGATTTTTGACGATCACGTGGTCGATCGGCAGCACGACGGCACGTGCCTTCTCTACATCGATCGCCATCTCGTTCACGAGGTGACCAGCCCGCAGGCCTTCGAAGGTCTTCGCATGGCCAATCGTGCCGTGCGTCACCCCGAAAAGACACTTGCCGTCGTCGACCACAATGTGCCGACCTCGGCGGACCGCCGCCTCGGCATCAAGAACGAGGAAAGCCGCATCCAGGTCGAGGCATTGGCCCGGAACGCCGCGGATTTTGGCGTCGAATATTATTCTGAGAACGACAGCCGCCAGGGGATCGTCCACATTGTCGGTCCCGAGCAGGGCTTCACCCTGCCGGGCATGACCATCGTCTGCGGCGACAGCCACACCTCCACGCATGGCGCGTTCGGCGCGCTGGCGCATGGTATTGGTACCTCCGAGGTGGAGCATGTCCTCGCCACCCAGACACTGATCCAGAAGAAGGCCAAGAACATGCTGGTGCGTGTCGACGGCCAGCTCCCCGAAGGCGTGACGGCGAAGGACATCATCCTTGCGATCATCGGCGAGATCGGAACGGCGGGCGGCACCGGCTATGTGATCGAATATGCGGGCGAGGCGATCCGTTCGCTGTCGATGGAAGGCCGCATGACGATCTGCAACATGTCCATCGAAGGCGGCGCGCGCGCCGGGCTGATCGCGCCCGACGAAACGACTTTTGCCTATATCCAGGGCCGGCCAAAGGCGCCCAAGGGCAAGGCATGGGACATGGCGCTGGACTATTGGAGGACGCTGCACAGCGACGAAGGCGCGCATTTCGACAAGGTCGTGGTGCTTGACGCCGCAAAGCTGCCGCCGATCGTCACCTGGGGATCGTCGCCGGAAGACGTGGTGGCGGTAACAGGCGTGGTGCCTGATCCGGCGGAAATCGAGGACGAGAACAAGCGCCACTCGAAGGTCCGGGCGCTCGAATATATGGGCTTGAAGCCGGGCACGCGGATCACCGACATCCATCTCGACCGCGTGTTTATCGGCTCCTGCACCAACGGGCGTATCGAGGACCTGCGCGCCGTGGCCAAGGTTGTCGAAGGGCGCAAGGTCGCGCCGACCGTCAATGCGATGATTGTGCCGGGATCGGGTCTGGTCAAAGAACAGGCTGAAGCTGAAGGGCTGCACAAGATATTCATCGAGGCCGGGTTCGACTGGCGTGAGCCGGGATGCTCCATGTGCCTCGCCATGAATGACGACCGGCTCAAGCCGCATGAACGTTGCGCTTCCACCTCGAATCGCAATTTCGAAGGCCGTCAGGGCTTCAAGGGCCGCACCCATCTCGTGTCGCCTGCGATGGCGGCGGCGGCGGCGATTGCCGGCCATTTCGTGGACATCCGCGACTGGAACTGAACGGCGAAATGGTTGGGGCGCGGACCCGCGCCCTCAGCCTTTTCCGAGGAAGCGGGCGAGTTCGCCAAGGAAATGAGCGACCGGCGCAGGTGCTCCCGTCGTTGTCAGTCGATAGTCCGCCAGTTCCCAGCTCGAATAATAGTAGAGCGAGCTTGGCGGCGTATCGAGCGCATGCAACCAGGCTGTCGGGTCCACTCCCATATCTGTCAGGTGACGGGAGATGCGCGCCGTGGTGAGCTGGGCGTCCGACATGGCGTCGAGGCTGCCGCGAAGTCCGGCCACCGGTCGTGCATAGAACTGGTGCACGCCGATTGCTGCGCGCTGGCCGGCGCTGCGCGCGACGCCACCGGCAAACAGCAGCGGACAGGCGGACGCGCAGACGGCTCCATCGGGCACTTCCGTCGCAAGCCCGCTTTCGCGCAACAATTTGCCCATCGCCATCGCTTCGTCGAGCGAACCGCCAGGCGAGTTCAGCGAAACGGTGCGGATGTCGGGGCTGCGGGCCTCCAGTTCATGTGCGAGTCGTGAGGCAGTGCCTGGCTCTATGCTGCCGATCGCCTGAAGGACGCCGTTGCCGAGAGGGGAGAACTGCATCGGACGGGCGAGTTCCGCCGGGCTGGCGCGAACGGCTTCCGTCTGCATTGGGGTTGCGGGCGGCTCTCGATGCTCGACTTCGTCCAGCGCAATGGCGGCTGCGATCCCGACCGCAATGCCGCCCGCCACCGCAATGAGCAATTCGCCTGCAATTGCGGGGATGCGCAATGTCGGACGCCGCAGGCCGCGCAAAAGACCGGATGCGTGCATCATCGATCAGCGGCAGCGCGCGAGCACGGGCATTTCACCGTCAGCCAGCCCGTACATATAGGATCGGCCTTTCACGAAGACGCCGGGCCTGTAACAATCCCAATAGCCAAAATACAGCTTGCGCGGCAGCATGTATTCGCCGCGCTCCCGAGTCTGCCCCCGGTCAAGGAATTTGTTCACGCGTTCGGCGTCACCACCCCGGCCAACAAGGATGCGCTTGTAGCCCGCAGCCCCCCTGATCACCAGATTGCCATAGGAGTCCGCGTAGGCGAAATCCTCTGCCCACGCTCCACTCGCCGTGAATGCAAGAACCGCAGCGCACAGCATTGATCTCATAAATCGCATAAAGCCTGAATCCCCTGCCTGAGGTGCAAGCCTCCTCTACGACCATGTTAACGATCTATTAACCTTTGTGGAATGCCACCGAATGGCTGAAGGCGCGGCATTTGAAGATATGGTTAATTTCCACAGGTCGAACGTTCCCGCCGCGGCCCGCTCCTTCAATCGATTGAACCTGTTTTCGAGGGTTAAATAGTGCTGCCGAAAGTGTTTTTCGCCTTTGACGCAGTGCGAAAAGCTAATTAGAACCGGCTCATCCGGTTCGGAAACAGGCGCCGGAAAAGCGACGACAGGGGAGCCATGAGCCAATCAACAGCCACCCAACCGCGAGGTCGAAGGGCGCGTCCAATTTCGCCGCACCTTTCGGTCTACAAGCCCACCATCACCATGACGATGTCCATCGTGCACCGTATCACCGGGGGCGCGCTGTATTTCGGAACCCTGCTGGTGGTCTGGTGGCTCATCGCCGCTGCCACCAATGCCCCCTATTTCGATTTCGTCTCCTGGCTGTTCGGGACGTGGATCGGGCGCCTTGTCCTGCTCGGCTACACCTGGGCGCTGATCCATCACATGCTGGGCGGCGTCCGCCATCTGATCTGGGACACCGCGACCGGCCTTGAAAAGCACACGGCGTCGAAGATCGCGTGGGCGAGCCTCGTTGCTTCGGTTGCGATCACGATTCTGGTCTGGGCCTTCGCCCTGTCGGTACGAGGAGGCA
Protein-coding sequences here:
- a CDS encoding Trm112 family protein — protein: MPMDIRMLEMLACPLTKGPLVWNPARSELISKAGKLAYPVREGIPVMLPSEARALEDE
- the sdhC gene encoding succinate dehydrogenase, cytochrome b556 subunit gives rise to the protein MSQSTATQPRGRRARPISPHLSVYKPTITMTMSIVHRITGGALYFGTLLVVWWLIAAATNAPYFDFVSWLFGTWIGRLVLLGYTWALIHHMLGGVRHLIWDTATGLEKHTASKIAWASLVASVAITILVWAFALSVRGGM
- a CDS encoding amino acid ABC transporter permease, translated to MSSARRAGKPDFPYWLVAAALIGATVAVLIAANGLYAQVFATVAKGIGVTVRVTLIGYALASALGLCFAVMGLSRSIWVSQVARFYIEIVRGVPMLVLLFWIAFVGAPAMVWLWNAATLPLQALGLTGEASVRDFSLEWRAIMALTIGYSAFIAEIFRAGIQSVEVGQVEAAKALGLGRYRRFRHVVWPQAFRTILPPYSNDFVAMVKDSSLVSVLGVADITQMGKVYASGSFRFFETYSIVAYIYLILTIGLSLALRAVERRMRFSQTTAPEH
- the leuC gene encoding 3-isopropylmalate dehydratase large subunit — protein: MSAPRTLYDKIFDDHVVDRQHDGTCLLYIDRHLVHEVTSPQAFEGLRMANRAVRHPEKTLAVVDHNVPTSADRRLGIKNEESRIQVEALARNAADFGVEYYSENDSRQGIVHIVGPEQGFTLPGMTIVCGDSHTSTHGAFGALAHGIGTSEVEHVLATQTLIQKKAKNMLVRVDGQLPEGVTAKDIILAIIGEIGTAGGTGYVIEYAGEAIRSLSMEGRMTICNMSIEGGARAGLIAPDETTFAYIQGRPKAPKGKAWDMALDYWRTLHSDEGAHFDKVVVLDAAKLPPIVTWGSSPEDVVAVTGVVPDPAEIEDENKRHSKVRALEYMGLKPGTRITDIHLDRVFIGSCTNGRIEDLRAVAKVVEGRKVAPTVNAMIVPGSGLVKEQAEAEGLHKIFIEAGFDWREPGCSMCLAMNDDRLKPHERCASTSNRNFEGRQGFKGRTHLVSPAMAAAAAIAGHFVDIRDWN
- a CDS encoding LON peptidase substrate-binding domain-containing protein → MQVGNAHYRSAKDLPATSVIFPLSGALLLPGGRLPLNIFEPRYLQMVDHAMSGKRLVGMIQPALDESLRADGEPELCAVGCLGRIVSYSETGDGRYLIALQGVCRFRVVDEPAVKTPFRQCRIAPFLTDLAEEQGADQVDRAALLDTFRAFLEANDLQADWEGVNNAGNAMLVNALSMMAPYGPAEKQALLEAPDLRTRAETLVAITEIALARDRDDFASNLQ
- a CDS encoding basic amino acid ABC transporter substrate-binding protein, with product MFFRYVLAGLLGLLFTNFAASQSLPDLGGRAVSVVTENAYPPLQFVDPKTGNAIGWEYDAMNEIAKRLNFKVEYKNVSWDAMIQAVSDGQYDIGMTGITIKDDRKEKVDFSDPYMRSEQFMLVRGDEDRFTDAKSFAAMADGLIGAQPGTTPFYTAVYSVLDGNEQNPRIKLFETFGASVQALKTGDVDVVLTDGTAGQGYVDASDGALKMVGGPLGSEDFGFIFKKGSDLVAPVNQAIAALKADGTLDKLNRKWFLEYKMGQ